Within Coregonus clupeaformis isolate EN_2021a chromosome 20, ASM2061545v1, whole genome shotgun sequence, the genomic segment CATCAAATACCAGCTTTATTTTTACCCAGATTTGATTCTAGTTTAGTCATCAAACACACATTTTCTTCCCAGCAGGCTAAGTTTAGAAGATACCCAACAATGGTCTCAGTCAATGGAGAGACTCCTCGAGTCTAAATGTAAGTTTTACTTTACGAGACGATCAAAATAGTTAGAGATAAGTAGCTAAATCAGATAAAAAAATCTAACTGAAAAACAGCATGAAAGAAATGTGGAACAAAAACACCATGTGTTCCCAGGCTTGGAGCTGTATCAGTGTTTCATACCTTGGTGTGTTTTTATTCTTCCCCACAGATGGTCTGGCCACCTTCAGAACCTTTCTGAAGTCTGAATTCAGTGATGAGAACATTGAGTTCTGGCTGACGTGTGAGGAGTACAAGAAAATTAACTCTTCGTTCAGAATGTCATCGAAGGCAAAGAAAATCTATGAGCAGTTCATAAAGGCTGAGGCTCCTAAAGAGGTTAGACTGTTATGTATTACAGTACATGGCTACATGTTAGAGATCCAAATAGACGCAGTGACATTTCTACAGAAAGCAACACTGCATTTGAACTCTCTGTAACCTCATTGATGTTTCAATGTATTTCATCAACACCATCCAGATACTAAACCTCCCTAAAATGTCTCCAGACATTTAAATCTAAATTAATCTTGTTCCAGATAAACATTGACTACTACACAAGGGAGCAGATCAAGAGGGCTGTGAAGACTCCTACCCTCCAATGCTTCGAAGATGCCCAGAAGATTGTCTATGGGCTGATGGAGAGAGACTCGTACCCTCGCTTCCTGCGCTCAGACATTTACAGATCCCTCTTGGAGTCCCTCGCCTCTGACGCCATCAAGGGATGATAGGAGAGGAGAAGACGACAGGAGAACATGAAAACAGTAACTGGAATGTTTGTGCTTCTACAGGATGGAAGGCTGACCAAGCACAGAGAGACTGACATGCCTGTGTCCCTACAAAACATGGTCCCCACAATGCAGGACCACACCCTGAAACACTCTGCAAGCAGGATTAGCCAAGAGAAAAATAAAGAAGCAAAGACATAAGGAAAGGCAGAGAGGATATGGGAAACTCTATGGCGCTGTGTGTTTGAACTGGATGCTGCCGTCCTATCTGTGACTCTGGGAGTGACATGTCGTATCATAGGTGATCAGATCGTCTTTGACAGTGAATGAATCACAGAGTGAATGACGATTGAACTGAAACACAACGTCAGCGAACCATGCAGTCCCCACTCAACCGGAGGTGCTTCCTGTCTTGAAAAAgactgtgtgtgggtgcgtgtgtgtgtgtgtgtgtgtgcgtgtgtgtgcgtgtgcgtgtgtgcgtgcgtgtgtctgtgtgtgtgtgtgtgtaacaggatGCCTATGATACTGTGATAAGACATGAGATGCAGGGTGGACTTTCACTAGCAGTACTAACCTACGTGGTCTGGAGGAATGTAAGGAAGGAAAGAGCATGTATACCGGCCCAACAGAATATACTTTCCTTTACACTATGAACATTTCGTCTCTAAAGTCAGTCAAGTTTCTGAAAGGCGTTTGGATCTTTAGACTTGTAAGGCAGTTAAAGACTTCTTACACTGTCTATAATTTAATAATGACCTATTGAGAAGTAGAGGTTAAGTTGTGTGAGTGTAGAGAGAAGAGTAGTATATTTTCCACTTTGTATATTGAACTTCTTTGATACAGAACGTTTCTGATTGCACAATAGAATGTTTATTAGTTAAGATTTGCATTTTGTACTATTTATAACATACAGTCCCTGTTTGGATGCTGACTTTGCAAtgtttgtaaaaaatgtaatgattATGTAGGATGCCATTAAA encodes:
- the LOC121533931 gene encoding regulator of G-protein signaling 21-like isoform X1; translation: MPSLIITETLTQTQHFNMEPDDRRRNKNLGKNFMCRLQCMFSHSTSESRLSLEDTQQWSQSMERLLESKYGLATFRTFLKSEFSDENIEFWLTCEEYKKINSSFRMSSKAKKIYEQFIKAEAPKEINIDYYTREQIKRAVKTPTLQCFEDAQKIVYGLMERDSYPRFLRSDIYRSLLESLASDAIKG
- the LOC121533931 gene encoding regulator of G-protein signaling 21-like isoform X2; translation: MPSLIITETLTQTQHFNMEPDDRRRNKNLGKNFMCRLQCMFSHSTSERLSLEDTQQWSQSMERLLESKYGLATFRTFLKSEFSDENIEFWLTCEEYKKINSSFRMSSKAKKIYEQFIKAEAPKEINIDYYTREQIKRAVKTPTLQCFEDAQKIVYGLMERDSYPRFLRSDIYRSLLESLASDAIKG